In a single window of the Leptospira johnsonii genome:
- a CDS encoding class II aldolase/adducin family protein, producing the protein MKNLRFEVVRASIVAASVKLADIGFFAGIGGNLAVRIDSELMAVTPSASDYYTMKNEDVCIVRIKDLKLIEGTKEPTTESGMHASFLSRRPDLEVSLHTHQPLASAVSLLGIDMPIEGAEARANLGASLRIVSYAPSGTPFLVNAFKKKVRKDINGYLLRNHGIVCGAKTVDQAIANVLLAEEQAAHFLRSRIKNNLNSSKVSPLVVQHALSIL; encoded by the coding sequence ATGAAGAATTTAAGATTTGAAGTAGTACGTGCCTCCATAGTAGCCGCTTCTGTGAAACTGGCGGATATAGGTTTCTTTGCTGGGATTGGCGGGAACTTAGCCGTTCGGATCGACTCAGAGCTTATGGCTGTTACTCCATCTGCCTCCGACTATTACACCATGAAAAATGAAGATGTATGTATTGTCCGAATCAAAGACTTAAAGTTAATAGAAGGTACTAAGGAACCTACGACTGAAAGTGGAATGCACGCATCTTTTTTGTCCCGTAGACCTGATTTGGAAGTCAGCCTACATACTCATCAACCCCTTGCCAGCGCTGTAAGTTTACTTGGAATCGACATGCCTATTGAAGGAGCTGAGGCACGTGCGAATCTTGGGGCTTCCTTACGGATCGTTTCCTATGCTCCATCCGGAACTCCATTTCTCGTGAACGCTTTTAAGAAGAAGGTGAGAAAGGATATAAACGGATATCTATTACGAAACCATGGTATAGTTTGCGGAGCAAAAACTGTAGATCAAGCGATTGCAAACGTTCTACTTGCTGAGGAGCAAGCTGCACATTTCCTTCGTTCTCGTATAAAAAACAATCTGAACTCTTCGAAAGTTTCCCCACTCGTTGTGCAACACGCACTTTCGATCTTATAG
- a CDS encoding MFS transporter, translating into MEKINYYRPYRWIVLGSFMTVIGVSQMIYLNFVSLMTEVQNLYGVSELLASALTLCNPLMFTLVSMPAGAMTDRKGYRFTIRLGLIIMSVFACMRVYTGSFWLLLICQIGNAVAQPFIMNGITKLAADWFAEEQRAVATGLGTAGMFAGMALGFSLPPHLNQSLGLSGTMIVFAIITSVCSMGFFFLVKENHTTEPDEMNRLRSFTAFTEVVHLIKDRSLITIILMAFLAFGFFNGLTTWLEGILGQNGVGALDVGNIGGVMILAGILGSLVIPTVSDSIKRRKPLLLFCGISGIALIMPLCLSGQVTWLYVYAGSLGFLFLPGFALLLVMSEEIAGPERAGGAAGAVMLVGNAGGVIVSILMAIVKSEITGWRPAEYLLLGILIIVLSLGLLTSESFRSEKGKVP; encoded by the coding sequence ATGGAAAAAATAAATTACTATAGACCTTATAGATGGATAGTCCTTGGATCATTTATGACAGTGATCGGGGTCAGTCAGATGATCTATTTGAATTTCGTTTCTCTGATGACTGAAGTTCAGAATTTGTATGGAGTCTCTGAATTGCTCGCCAGTGCATTGACTCTATGTAATCCACTGATGTTCACTCTGGTATCGATGCCGGCTGGAGCGATGACGGATCGTAAAGGCTATCGATTCACAATTCGTTTAGGACTTATCATCATGTCCGTATTTGCATGTATGAGAGTCTATACGGGAAGCTTTTGGCTCCTTCTTATCTGTCAGATTGGGAACGCAGTTGCACAACCTTTCATAATGAACGGGATCACGAAGTTAGCTGCCGATTGGTTTGCGGAAGAACAAAGGGCAGTAGCTACCGGTTTAGGCACTGCGGGAATGTTCGCAGGCATGGCTCTCGGGTTTTCTTTGCCACCGCATTTGAACCAGAGTTTGGGATTGAGCGGCACTATGATCGTTTTCGCAATTATTACCTCCGTTTGCAGTATGGGTTTCTTTTTTCTTGTAAAAGAAAATCATACAACTGAACCGGATGAGATGAATCGGCTTCGTTCTTTCACTGCTTTTACAGAAGTAGTGCATCTAATCAAAGATCGTTCACTTATAACCATCATTCTAATGGCATTTCTTGCATTCGGATTTTTTAATGGTCTCACTACTTGGCTGGAAGGGATTTTAGGGCAGAATGGAGTTGGAGCATTGGACGTAGGAAATATTGGAGGAGTTATGATTTTGGCGGGTATACTCGGCTCTTTGGTGATCCCTACTGTTTCTGATTCGATAAAAAGACGAAAACCTTTGTTGCTCTTTTGCGGAATTTCGGGTATCGCACTCATAATGCCATTATGCCTAAGCGGCCAAGTTACTTGGCTTTATGTATATGCGGGATCGCTTGGCTTCCTATTTCTGCCCGGATTTGCACTCCTTCTCGTTATGTCAGAAGAAATTGCAGGCCCCGAAAGGGCAGGAGGTGCTGCAGGTGCAGTAATGCTCGTCGGTAACGCAGGCGGAGTCATTGTATCAATCTTGATGGCAATTGTTAAAAGTGAGATCACCGGATGGAGGCCTGCCGAATATTTACTCCTAGGCATATTGATTATTGTGCTTAGTCTTGGCCTTTTAACCTCGGAAAGTTTTCGCTCTGAAAAGGGAAAAGTTCCTTAA
- a CDS encoding xylulokinase: MKTKNLSGNDNLILAVDLGTSGCKSAVCTLDGRILSWAFRGVELIILPGNGAEQRPLDWWNAFLESARAALIQSGIDRSKIRGICCSTQGEVTVPVDEYGQELMNAVLWMDMRGAEHIQNHAGGPVAGYSALKLWNWIRLTGGAPSLSGKDPAAHMLLIKNEFPQVYERTYKFLNALDYLNMKLTGKFVTTPDSILTSWVTDNRDSNRVCYDPSLLAASSIDPQKFPEIVRCTDVIGILLPEVASVLDLPKGTLVVGGSIDTAAAAIGSGAVLDGDAHLYIGTSSWIAAHVPRKKTDVISAIASVPCAIPGKYLMTAMQTTAGANLSFLKDRILYHQDELLREEHVSDVYKVLDRIAARTPAGSRGLLYMPWLYGERCPIDDLSLRGGMVNLSLGHSREDVIRAFLEGVALNTRWMIKPVEKFLKKNLSKITIVGGGATSDVWCQIFADTMGITVRQPEEPMQSNARGAAWIAGIGLGLMQVSDIPELIRIKAEYKPDGKNKKVMDEMFSRFLQLHKRLAPLYKSWNQDRASITQEKTSVSI, from the coding sequence ATGAAGACAAAGAATCTATCCGGAAATGACAATCTAATCTTGGCCGTTGACTTGGGAACATCGGGATGTAAGTCAGCAGTCTGCACTCTTGATGGACGAATCCTTTCATGGGCATTTCGAGGCGTGGAACTGATTATATTACCGGGAAACGGAGCCGAGCAACGTCCTCTTGATTGGTGGAATGCATTTCTTGAAAGTGCACGCGCTGCTCTGATCCAATCAGGAATCGACCGAAGTAAGATACGAGGAATTTGCTGTTCCACACAGGGAGAGGTAACCGTTCCGGTCGACGAATATGGCCAGGAATTAATGAATGCAGTCCTATGGATGGATATGAGAGGAGCGGAACATATCCAAAACCATGCAGGTGGGCCGGTTGCCGGATATTCTGCTTTAAAACTTTGGAATTGGATCCGTCTGACGGGAGGCGCTCCCTCATTATCCGGGAAAGATCCTGCGGCTCATATGCTTCTGATAAAAAATGAATTTCCGCAAGTTTACGAAAGAACGTATAAATTCCTGAACGCATTAGATTATCTGAATATGAAATTGACTGGAAAGTTTGTGACGACTCCGGATTCTATTCTCACCTCATGGGTTACGGATAATCGCGACTCAAATCGAGTTTGCTATGATCCAAGTTTGCTTGCAGCCAGCAGTATTGATCCTCAAAAATTTCCAGAAATCGTTAGATGCACTGACGTAATTGGAATCCTGTTGCCGGAAGTTGCGTCCGTTCTAGATCTTCCTAAAGGAACTCTGGTAGTTGGAGGATCTATTGACACCGCCGCAGCGGCCATCGGGTCTGGTGCGGTATTGGATGGAGATGCACATCTTTACATAGGCACCTCGTCATGGATTGCAGCACATGTTCCCCGAAAAAAAACAGATGTCATTTCTGCCATCGCATCTGTTCCTTGCGCCATTCCGGGAAAGTATTTGATGACGGCCATGCAGACTACCGCTGGTGCTAATTTAAGTTTTCTTAAAGATCGAATCTTGTATCATCAGGATGAACTACTTCGAGAAGAACATGTTTCAGACGTATATAAGGTCCTAGATCGAATAGCAGCTAGAACTCCGGCAGGAAGCAGAGGTCTTCTTTATATGCCTTGGCTTTATGGTGAAAGATGTCCGATCGACGATCTTTCTCTAAGAGGAGGGATGGTGAATCTATCCTTGGGGCATAGTAGAGAAGATGTTATCCGTGCATTCTTGGAAGGTGTCGCATTGAATACAAGATGGATGATAAAGCCTGTGGAGAAATTTCTCAAAAAGAACCTATCGAAAATTACCATAGTTGGCGGTGGAGCAACATCTGACGTTTGGTGTCAAATTTTCGCGGATACTATGGGTATCACTGTGCGTCAGCCCGAAGAGCCAATGCAGTCAAATGCAAGGGGTGCAGCATGGATTGCCGGAATTGGCCTAGGTCTCATGCAGGTGTCCGATATACCCGAACTAATCCGTATTAAAGCGGAATACAAGCCCGATGGTAAAAATAAGAAAGTTATGGATGAAATGTTCAGTCGATTCCTGCAACTGCACAAACGTTTGGCCCCACTTTATAAAAGTTGGAATCAGGACAGAGCTTCAATAACGCAGGAAAAAACATCCGTTTCAATTTAG
- a CDS encoding class II aldolase/adducin family protein, whose translation MKSVTTKKRSAKKDESSDLNALMNLWKRLEAKGLLQKKAASLSFRLPGQKPEAFLLVNRGSGEGAKIQTDQFDIYGQTTTLGSERLAVIHFHASLYKARPDIGAIACFQPTWGSLLKTLEDPLPLVFDEQCRQLGAPVVPIHKTEDGSVISDSVILNGANAFLDTNGVVITSVTREKAIYNCELIEKCSKAYLLAHATGGKIRRIPWLIRWIAKNRLIKDERKAAASYALGEAPSGFTAY comes from the coding sequence ATGAAATCAGTAACAACAAAAAAGAGATCTGCAAAGAAAGACGAATCGTCCGACCTCAACGCATTAATGAATTTATGGAAAAGGTTGGAAGCAAAAGGTCTCTTGCAAAAAAAAGCGGCAAGTCTGTCCTTCCGACTACCAGGTCAAAAGCCTGAGGCGTTCTTGCTGGTTAATAGGGGATCGGGAGAAGGAGCTAAGATACAAACGGATCAATTCGATATCTATGGCCAGACAACTACTCTTGGTTCGGAAAGGTTAGCCGTAATTCACTTTCACGCTAGTCTATATAAAGCAAGACCTGACATCGGGGCCATCGCCTGTTTTCAGCCTACTTGGGGTTCCTTACTAAAGACATTAGAAGATCCACTCCCGCTTGTTTTTGATGAACAGTGCCGCCAATTAGGTGCCCCAGTCGTCCCAATTCATAAAACTGAAGACGGCTCCGTTATTTCTGACTCAGTGATACTTAATGGCGCCAACGCTTTTCTGGATACGAATGGGGTAGTGATAACAAGTGTTACTCGCGAAAAGGCCATATACAATTGCGAATTGATCGAAAAATGTTCTAAGGCATATTTACTTGCTCATGCTACGGGAGGCAAAATACGCCGCATCCCATGGCTTATCCGATGGATTGCAAAAAATCGACTTATAAAAGATGAGCGAAAAGCAGCCGCGTCTTACGCATTAGGCGAAGCTCCATCTGGTTTTACGGCGTATTAA
- a CDS encoding SDR family NAD(P)-dependent oxidoreductase, which translates to MDYKNKTILITGASSGIGRELAISLAEYSNNIIVTARRENLLNELKQEIEAKGSKCLVFAGDAADPKHADLVVNETVKKFGKIDIAILNVGVGPASNTIKDSREVILGKMRANYDTLINFFVPIIAQMKSQKTPCMIAHVNSLATYFGIPMQGDYTAAKAAGRIFLDTARMELKHFGFKHVRIQTIHPGFVATEAVKEDGVPAPNEISEKEAVQYILKGLLREVHENRFPFATSFAVRIGRLAPTWLRTKILLSEAAVDY; encoded by the coding sequence ATGGATTATAAAAACAAAACGATTTTGATAACGGGTGCTTCGTCAGGCATAGGCAGAGAGCTTGCAATCAGCCTGGCAGAATATTCGAATAATATTATAGTTACTGCAAGAAGAGAAAATCTTCTCAACGAGTTGAAACAAGAGATCGAAGCTAAAGGAAGCAAATGTCTTGTTTTTGCAGGTGACGCTGCAGACCCCAAACACGCCGATTTGGTTGTTAATGAGACAGTCAAAAAATTTGGAAAGATCGACATTGCAATTCTAAACGTAGGTGTAGGTCCTGCATCTAATACGATCAAAGATTCAAGAGAAGTGATCCTCGGTAAAATGCGAGCCAATTACGATACTCTAATAAACTTTTTTGTTCCGATAATTGCCCAAATGAAATCGCAAAAAACTCCATGTATGATTGCCCATGTTAATTCGCTTGCAACGTATTTCGGAATACCTATGCAAGGGGATTATACCGCTGCAAAAGCTGCTGGTCGAATCTTCTTGGATACTGCGCGAATGGAGCTTAAACATTTCGGTTTTAAGCATGTACGCATTCAAACAATCCATCCGGGTTTTGTTGCCACGGAAGCCGTTAAAGAGGATGGAGTTCCTGCTCCAAATGAAATTAGCGAGAAAGAGGCAGTGCAATATATATTGAAAGGATTGCTTCGAGAAGTGCACGAAAACAGATTCCCCTTTGCAACTTCCTTCGCAGTTCGAATTGGGCGACTCGCTCCCACATGGCTAAGAACTAAGATATTATTATCGGAAGCTGCAGTTGACTATTGA
- a CDS encoding alpha/beta hydrolase, whose amino-acid sequence MEFAPEMLEYANLISSKGLTGFTQGSIQERRDGYSAIGELLGEGPLMREIQETSIPSQGGNVFIKSYIPKTEPKSKILYFHGGGWVVGRLRDFDPFARKLAEITSSIVSLVEYRLAPEFPFPLPLEDSYAALEWISSQKETIWKNLPLVVAGDSAGGNLAASTIMRAKETSGPKIDLQILIYPVTEAVCDTESYKEFELGPGLTKKDMEWFIAQYLPNPNTRSDHQASPLYQKDWKGLPPAIVFIADIDPLRDDGKLYAEKLKEAGVSVLFKEFQGYTHGFFTKVNLLKAPEEGLRMISEEMDRVFKRKEVLL is encoded by the coding sequence ATGGAATTCGCTCCGGAGATGTTGGAATACGCAAATCTAATTTCCTCAAAAGGACTCACAGGTTTTACCCAAGGAAGTATCCAGGAAAGAAGGGACGGTTATTCAGCGATCGGAGAACTTTTGGGAGAAGGTCCGCTCATGAGGGAAATCCAGGAGACCTCGATCCCTTCTCAAGGCGGAAATGTATTCATAAAAAGTTATATTCCCAAAACGGAACCTAAGTCCAAGATACTCTACTTTCATGGTGGAGGATGGGTAGTCGGAAGGCTAAGGGACTTCGATCCGTTTGCGCGTAAACTCGCTGAGATCACTTCCAGTATCGTTTCACTTGTAGAATATAGACTAGCTCCTGAGTTCCCGTTTCCTTTACCCTTGGAAGATTCTTATGCCGCTTTGGAATGGATCTCTTCTCAAAAGGAAACTATATGGAAAAATCTTCCTCTCGTAGTCGCAGGTGATAGCGCCGGCGGAAATTTGGCTGCTTCTACCATTATGAGGGCTAAAGAAACATCCGGTCCGAAAATCGATTTACAAATCCTGATCTATCCCGTTACCGAAGCGGTCTGTGATACAGAATCTTATAAGGAATTCGAGTTGGGCCCAGGTCTTACTAAAAAAGATATGGAATGGTTTATTGCTCAATATCTTCCAAATCCAAATACTAGATCGGATCACCAAGCTTCTCCCTTATACCAAAAAGATTGGAAGGGTCTTCCTCCTGCGATTGTATTTATAGCTGATATCGATCCTCTTAGGGATGATGGAAAACTATATGCAGAAAAACTAAAGGAAGCCGGGGTTTCCGTGTTATTCAAAGAATTTCAGGGTTACACTCACGGTTTTTTTACGAAGGTAAATCTTCTCAAGGCTCCGGAAGAAGGTTTGAGAATGATCTCGGAAGAAATGGACCGGGTCTTTAAACGGAAAGAGGTTTTACTTTAG
- a CDS encoding DUF962 domain-containing protein has translation MKETRKYRTLQEFWPFYLREHSNKVNRALHFIGTSAAVLWIVLAVCFLNPWFLLGALFSGYFFAWIGHFFWEKNRPATFIYPFKSFVSDWKMYFYTLTGKIGKELRKAGVI, from the coding sequence ATGAAAGAAACAAGAAAATATCGAACACTTCAAGAGTTCTGGCCTTTTTATTTGCGTGAACATTCGAATAAAGTAAATCGGGCTTTGCATTTTATAGGAACTTCGGCAGCCGTACTGTGGATCGTTTTGGCTGTTTGTTTTTTAAACCCTTGGTTTCTTTTGGGAGCTTTATTTAGCGGGTATTTCTTCGCCTGGATAGGTCATTTTTTCTGGGAAAAAAATAGACCTGCCACGTTTATCTATCCTTTCAAATCATTTGTGAGTGATTGGAAGATGTATTTTTATACTCTCACCGGGAAAATTGGAAAAGAACTTCGAAAAGCGGGTGTAATATAA
- a CDS encoding NAD-dependent epimerase/dehydratase family protein → MKKLVTGAAGFIGSAIVRELLKEGHEVKVLIRKSTNVKGLDGLDVEVAYGDIRDGDSMRSALKGCDTLYHTAAFFAHWTLDKKLPYEVNVEGTKISMKAALDAGIEKVIYTSTGNTIGAHGEIPADETAEFNHWKSGDHYSISKYLGEVEALKFVPLGLPIVVVNPTLVVGAGDVKPTTSGQMIIDVVQGAMPGYIEGGTNLIDVEDVAKGHLLAAKKGRVGERYLLGNENLTLSEYFKLIAEIGGVKPPRIRIPYYAALGLGYIFELGAAITKKHPLVSASEVRIGKSKEFFNCSKAIRELGLPQTPVRNSIKKAIDWFRENGYLKR, encoded by the coding sequence ATGAAAAAACTAGTAACGGGAGCCGCGGGTTTCATCGGTTCAGCTATAGTCAGAGAATTGCTAAAAGAAGGTCATGAAGTTAAAGTACTGATTCGCAAATCCACGAATGTCAAGGGTCTGGATGGATTAGATGTTGAAGTTGCCTACGGTGATATACGCGACGGAGATTCGATGAGATCCGCCCTTAAAGGCTGCGATACTCTGTATCATACTGCCGCCTTCTTTGCTCACTGGACCCTCGATAAAAAATTACCATATGAGGTGAATGTAGAAGGAACTAAAATTTCCATGAAAGCCGCTCTGGATGCCGGAATTGAGAAAGTCATCTATACAAGTACAGGTAACACCATCGGAGCTCACGGAGAAATTCCGGCAGATGAGACTGCAGAGTTCAATCATTGGAAATCTGGTGATCATTATTCGATTTCAAAATACCTCGGCGAGGTGGAAGCTTTAAAATTTGTTCCTTTGGGTCTGCCCATTGTAGTTGTAAATCCCACTCTTGTTGTCGGTGCGGGAGATGTAAAACCTACAACATCAGGTCAGATGATCATCGACGTTGTTCAAGGAGCGATGCCAGGATACATTGAAGGCGGCACAAATCTTATCGATGTGGAAGATGTTGCAAAAGGTCACCTGCTTGCGGCCAAAAAAGGAAGAGTTGGAGAACGTTACCTCTTAGGAAACGAAAACCTTACCTTATCCGAATATTTCAAACTTATAGCAGAAATAGGCGGAGTAAAACCCCCTCGAATCAGGATCCCTTATTACGCTGCCTTAGGCCTCGGGTATATCTTTGAATTAGGGGCGGCTATCACAAAAAAACATCCGCTTGTTAGTGCGTCCGAAGTACGAATCGGAAAATCGAAGGAATTTTTCAACTGTTCCAAAGCTATCCGAGAACTTGGGCTTCCTCAAACTCCTGTAAGAAACTCCATTAAAAAGGCCATAGACTGGTTTAGAGAAAACGGATACTTGAAAAGATAG
- a CDS encoding aspartate aminotransferase family protein, with protein sequence MILKEKNESQEAIPQAEYAISKWHDTDEIYGRLKELLKSPLRPIRRDKIGGVLEYFETKCKGSRKIATAAEAVIPGGVQHNLAFNYPFPLAIDQARGAYLRDVDGNTYIDFLQAGGPTLLGSNYEPVKEKIKSLLDECGPTTGLLHEYEVKLAEIICKHMPGVEMFRMLGSGTEAVMGAIRLARAYTGKRHVIKMGGGYHGWSDSMVYGMRIPGTGRHEATGIPKGATASTEESFPGDLGALRRKLWLNRLRGGTAAVIVEPLGPESGTRPVHFDYNRQLREICDSFGALLIFDEVVTGFRVGLGGAQGFFGVRPDLTIFGKCLTGGYPMAGGIGGRKDIMMLLAGGLSANGKRAFVGGTLSANPLSCAAGYFSIQEMERTNAPVLAGRAGDRLSRGLQGIIERLRLPYVAYNQGSIVHLQTSGVLLMSLRNPLKVLREAKERKHVMEEMGAAYSAHGMITLAGSRMYTSMADTDDIIDEALNRFESVFKLV encoded by the coding sequence ATGATACTCAAAGAAAAAAACGAATCACAAGAAGCAATTCCTCAAGCGGAGTATGCAATTTCTAAATGGCATGATACGGATGAAATCTATGGACGATTGAAAGAATTATTAAAATCACCATTAAGACCGATTCGACGAGACAAGATTGGCGGAGTTTTGGAATATTTCGAGACTAAGTGCAAAGGATCACGAAAGATTGCCACTGCTGCAGAAGCTGTCATTCCGGGAGGAGTTCAGCATAATCTTGCGTTCAACTATCCCTTTCCTCTTGCAATAGATCAGGCGAGGGGAGCATACCTTCGTGACGTTGATGGTAACACTTATATCGACTTCCTCCAAGCAGGAGGTCCGACTCTTCTGGGATCTAATTATGAACCCGTTAAAGAGAAAATCAAGAGTCTGCTTGATGAGTGTGGACCTACTACCGGTTTATTACACGAATATGAAGTAAAATTGGCGGAAATAATCTGCAAACATATGCCCGGAGTTGAAATGTTTCGAATGCTAGGCTCGGGAACAGAGGCCGTCATGGGGGCAATTCGACTTGCACGTGCCTATACAGGAAAGCGTCACGTAATCAAAATGGGTGGTGGCTATCATGGATGGAGCGACTCGATGGTATACGGTATGCGAATTCCTGGGACTGGACGTCATGAAGCAACCGGAATACCGAAAGGTGCTACTGCCTCTACCGAAGAAAGTTTTCCAGGCGATCTAGGAGCATTACGCCGCAAGCTTTGGTTAAATCGATTGAGAGGTGGAACTGCCGCAGTCATTGTAGAACCATTAGGTCCAGAAAGCGGGACGCGACCGGTTCATTTTGATTATAATCGCCAATTGCGCGAGATTTGTGATTCGTTCGGAGCCTTGCTCATTTTCGATGAAGTCGTTACGGGATTTCGCGTCGGACTAGGTGGAGCGCAAGGATTTTTCGGCGTCAGGCCCGATCTGACCATTTTCGGAAAATGTCTCACCGGTGGCTATCCTATGGCTGGAGGTATCGGAGGACGCAAGGACATTATGATGCTACTTGCAGGAGGCCTTAGTGCTAACGGCAAACGAGCGTTTGTCGGAGGAACGTTATCTGCCAATCCTTTATCCTGCGCTGCAGGTTATTTTTCCATACAGGAAATGGAACGAACAAACGCACCAGTCTTAGCAGGTCGTGCGGGAGATAGGCTCAGTCGAGGGTTACAGGGAATCATTGAGAGATTGAGACTACCTTATGTTGCCTATAATCAAGGTTCTATAGTTCATCTTCAAACTTCCGGCGTACTTCTCATGTCGCTTCGAAACCCATTAAAAGTTTTGAGAGAGGCAAAGGAACGTAAGCATGTGATGGAAGAGATGGGTGCTGCTTATTCCGCGCATGGTATGATCACCTTAGCGGGAAGTAGAATGTATACCAGTATGGCCGACACCGACGATATTATTGATGAAGCGCTCAATAGATTCGAGTCCGTATTCAAACTCGTTTAG
- a CDS encoding TetR/AcrR family transcriptional regulator has protein sequence MKVISRKAKKNKKTIWLHKTERILSIVRAALPLFARKGFDGTKTKSLCKSAGVSVGLLYKYFPKKQDLYDAVLEYCLKLSDPLKPAISNLEPGSDTFVFMLNVFLLEIFSNSKTEETELAHKLILRSLSTDGKFAKKYVRKKLRNIFPLMKVSLEVCVKNAELPSNRSWKNWRDVTWIMRHLSIVFSFFNFSFPRQKLYPDRIESLRLESVRFFLLGVGFSPESTEALVKKASEQSIILI, from the coding sequence TTGAAGGTTATAAGCAGGAAAGCGAAAAAAAACAAAAAGACGATCTGGCTGCATAAAACGGAAAGAATCCTATCTATCGTCCGAGCAGCCTTACCTTTATTTGCAAGAAAAGGCTTTGATGGTACTAAAACTAAATCCTTATGCAAATCTGCCGGTGTATCGGTAGGACTTCTTTATAAATATTTTCCAAAAAAGCAGGATTTGTATGATGCAGTTCTGGAATATTGCTTAAAGCTATCAGATCCACTTAAACCAGCGATTTCCAATTTAGAGCCAGGGTCGGATACGTTTGTTTTCATGCTCAATGTTTTTCTGTTGGAAATTTTTTCTAATTCCAAAACTGAAGAAACCGAACTTGCCCATAAGTTAATTTTAAGAAGCCTGAGCACAGATGGTAAGTTTGCTAAGAAATATGTTCGGAAAAAATTGAGAAATATTTTTCCTCTAATGAAAGTTTCGCTAGAAGTTTGTGTAAAAAATGCAGAACTCCCATCGAATCGATCTTGGAAAAATTGGCGCGACGTAACTTGGATAATGCGTCATCTTTCGATTGTATTTTCTTTTTTTAATTTCTCCTTCCCTAGACAAAAGCTCTATCCAGACCGGATCGAATCTCTCCGATTGGAATCAGTTAGATTTTTTCTTTTAGGAGTAGGGTTTTCACCTGAATCGACGGAGGCATTGGTGAAGAAGGCGTCCGAACAATCTATAATTCTAATTTAA
- a CDS encoding TetR/AcrR family transcriptional regulator codes for MPKSPENIPPGPVNERDAKASPQGRGRRAALIQALRELLREQPPEALTFAKICERADIPRASAYHFFPNMGALYLGLRLVHSELVAARLSQVDTSQFESWQDYVYFLAAEAIAIVREDPAMMRVVYGVRTEETMHVGKELDSKIASIALKQVMERFALPFWPDAARKVSIAVALIDSVFRFSFREQGTITDEIVREAGRAAVAYLRCYLPEYVDSRH; via the coding sequence ATGCCAAAATCACCAGAAAATATCCCTCCTGGACCAGTGAACGAGAGGGATGCCAAAGCTAGCCCACAAGGCCGAGGCCGAAGAGCAGCACTAATCCAAGCTTTGAGAGAACTATTGCGAGAGCAGCCGCCGGAAGCCCTCACATTTGCAAAAATTTGCGAGCGCGCCGACATTCCGAGAGCATCTGCGTATCATTTCTTCCCGAATATGGGAGCACTCTATCTTGGGTTACGACTCGTTCATTCCGAACTTGTAGCTGCTAGATTGTCCCAAGTGGATACCTCACAATTTGAGAGTTGGCAGGATTATGTGTATTTTCTTGCTGCAGAGGCTATCGCAATAGTTAGGGAGGATCCAGCTATGATGCGAGTTGTTTATGGGGTTCGCACCGAAGAAACAATGCATGTTGGTAAAGAACTCGATTCTAAGATTGCAAGCATAGCTCTCAAACAAGTAATGGAGCGTTTTGCTCTTCCTTTTTGGCCAGACGCAGCAAGGAAAGTAAGCATTGCAGTTGCTTTGATCGATTCAGTATTTCGATTCTCTTTTCGAGAGCAAGGCACGATTACTGATGAAATTGTGCGCGAAGCGGGAAGAGCTGCCGTTGCATACCTTCGCTGTTATTTGCCAGAGTATGTTGATAGTAGACACTAA